Below is a genomic region from Catenuloplanes atrovinosus.
GGGCCCCGGTCTGGGCCTCAGCCTGGTCAAGGAGATCATCGAGGCGCACTCGGGCCGCATCAAGATCACCTCGGAGCTCAGCCGCGGCACCCAGGTCACCGCCGAACTCCCCCTGCTCCGCGCCGCCCCGACAACCGCCTGAAACCCCTCACCTAGCGCTTGAGCACCAGTGAGTCGGTGGGAATCTCCATCGGGAACGGTTCGGCCGAGGTGAGCGTCCCGCCCGGCTTGGCCGTGGCGTATTCGACGTAGTGGTCACCGTGCCGCCGGAACAGCCACATGGTGATCTGGGCCGGATCGGCCGCGTCCGGCTCGACGAGCAGGTACCACTCGATGCGCGCAGCCGCGTAGAGCTGCATCTTCGTGACCCGGTCGCTGATGGCGTTGCTCGGTGACGTGATCTCGCAAACGAGCACCACGTCAGCCGCCTCGGTGACTGTGGCCTCGAACGAGGCGTCGGCCACCACGACATCTGGAATCACGATCCGGTCGGTGGCGAGACGAACGTTCGTCGCCTCCATCGGGATCAGGCCCGCCTCCATGACAGCGGGAAAGACGGCCCTGACCAACATCATCGAAATGATCTGGTGCGCGTTCCTCGGTGCCGGACTCACCAGCAGCATCCCGTCGATCAACTCGATGCGGTTGTCAGTCTCGCCTAGTGCGAAGTACTCGTCCTCGGTCCAGGGGAACGGATGGGGATCGAACGCGGACACACTCATCGGCGGACTCACCTCCTAACGGCACAGGATGCTGCCACACAGTGTCACATGATCGCCGTCCCATCCGCACGATCGGTCACGCTCGGATGGGTGAGCGGGTCCGGGGACCCGCTCACCTGCTCAGGACTGGACGAAGACCGCGACCGTGCGGGGTGGGACGGTGAAGGTGCCGGTGGTGGCGTCGAACGATGCGGTGCGGAGGGTCTCGTCGGCGGAGGTGCGGAGGACGGGGTGGAGCGAGACCGCGGCGCCCGTCAGGGACGGGACGGTCTGGGTCGCGGTCGTGGGAGTGGCGTTGAAGACCACGGTGATCGAGCGCCACCGCGGGTCCGGGCCGGACAGCAGCATGGTGATCACGCCGGGGGTCTCGGCCGGGCCGGAGAGCGGGAACGACAGGTGCTCCTGGACCGCGGCCGCGGTGCCGAGCGAGAACAGCGGCGACGACCGCCGGATCTCCAGCAGTTCCCGGTAGCGCGCGTCCGCCAGGTTGATCGCGTCGCAGCCCGGCACCAGCGCCGGATCGGCCAGCAGCGGGCGCGCGTAATCCCATTTGTCCGCGTTGTCGGGAGCGGGTGGCAGACCCCGGCCGAAGCCGTTGCCCGCGGCGCAGTCCCAGGAGATCTCGTTGAACCAGTCGCCGGAGTTGAACGAGTTCCGGTCCAGCGACTTCGACCGCAGCCGCTCCGACCCGGCCGTCACGAAGCCGACGCCCTGGCCGAGCACCACCGTGGCCAGGCCGAGCGTCTGCATCCGCGCCCGGTCCACGGCCGGCGTGGACCGCGGCAGCTTGAACGCGAGCGCGTCGTACAGGATCTCGTTGTCGTGCGCGTCCACATAGGTGATCGCCTCGCCCGGTGCGGCCGTGTAGCCGGTCGGCGAACCGTTGTACGGAATCTCCGCGCCCGCCTGCGACACCCCGGTCGACGACGCCACGAACCGATATGACGCGAGATTTCCGGACAGACCAACCTTGATCTGGTCCTGGCGCAGCAGCAGCGCGGCCCGCTGGTCGGCCGCCGAGCCGTTCACCGGGTCGCCGTTGGGGTCGGTGAACAGCCCGGACGCGAAGCCCTGCACGCGCGGGTTCGCGTCGAACGGCCCGCCGCCGCGGACCGCGTCCCGCAGCCGGTCGTTGAACGTGCCCACGCCGGTGCCGGCCATGTTCGCCTGGGTCGCCTGCACGAACCGCGCGTCGCCGGCCACCTCGCCGAAGTTCCAGCCCTCGCCGTACAGGTAGATGCCCTTGCCGTCGACGCCGTCGCGCTCCACCGTGAGCGCGTCGAGCGCGGACCGTACCGCCATGATGTTGGCCTTGGGGTGGTGCCCCATCAGGTCGAAGCGGAATCCGTCCACCTTGTACTGCCGGGCCCAGGTGACCATGGAGTCGACCACCAGCTTGCCCATCATCGCGTGCTCCGGCGCGGTGTTGGAGCAGCACGTCGAGTTCGCCACGGTGCCGTCCGCGAGCAGCCGGTGGTAGTAGCCGGGCACGATCTGGTCGAGCACCGAGTGCGGGTGCACGCCGTGCGCGGCCGTGTGGTTGTAGACCACGTCCAGCACCACGCGCAGCCCGTCCCGGTTGAGCGCGGACACCATGGAGCGGAACTCGGCCGTCCGCGCCGCGCCGTCCGGGTTCACGGCGTAGCCGCCCTCCGGCACCGTGTAGTGCAGCGGGTCGTACCCCCAGTTGTAGCCGTCGGTGTCCGCGACCTCGGCCACGCAGGCCTGCTGCCGGTCCGAGTCCGGGGGCAGCGACGCCAGGTCGCAGGCGGGCCGCGCCTGGTCGGCGCGCCGCTCCGGGGTGGTGGCGAAATCGAAGGACGGCAGCAGGTGTACGTGGGTGACGCCGGCCGCGGCCAGTTCGCGCAGGTGCGTCGCGCCGGCGGACGCCCGCGAGGCGAACGCGAGATAGGTGCCGCGTTCGGCCTCGGGCACGGTGCCGTCCGCGATGCTGAAGTCCCGTACCGACAGCTCCTGGATCTGGATCCTCGACGCGGGCACCGCGGCCGGTTTCGCCGCGGCGAGCGCGTCCCAGCCGGGCGGCGCCAGCGCCGGATCGTCCAGGTCGACGAGCTGGCTGTGCGTGGAGTCCGCGGCCAGCGCGACCGAGTAGGGGTCGGTGACCGACGCGGTGACCACCTCGCGCGCGGCCGGCTGCCACGCGGTCACCTCGAACCGGTAGAACCTGCCGGCGGCCGACCGGTCGAGCCCGGCCGACCACACGCCGGTCCGGTCGTCCCGGCGCATGTCCACGATGGACGGCGCGGCGGACGGCGTGTCGAAGAGCTGGAGCCGCACGGTACGCGCGGTCGGCGCCCAGACCGACACCGACGGCGTGCCGTCCGGCGCGAACACCGGCCCGAGCCGGGCCCGCACCGCGTCCGGGTAGACGTCGTCGAGCACGCCCGGCAGCTGCACGGCCGTGGCCGCCAGCAGCCGCCCGGTGTGGTCCCGCTCGGTGACCACCACCTGCCCGCGCAGGATGTCCGTGACCCGCGCGCTCGCCGGCACCTCCAGCGCGCCGTACGCCCACAGGTGCGGGAACCGCTGCCGCTGCGCGTCGGTGAGCCCGTTGCGCCGCGCGGTCAGCGGCACGACCGAGTGGTCCCCGGTCAGCTCGCCGTTCGCCACACCGATCCCGCCGGACGGCGACCAGGCCAGCGCGTACGCCTTGCCGTCGGCCGGGCGGCCCTCGCCGGACGTGGGCGTGGCCAGCCGCGCCCAGGCGACCGTGGACCGGTCCAGCCACTGCGCCTCGGCCGTGCCGAGGTCGACGTCCGGGCTGAGCGTGCTGGTGCCGGCCGGGAGCAGCCGCCCGGCGACGCCGGCCTGGAGCCACACCTCCCGCCCGGCGGAGGCGAACTCGAGCCGCTGATCCTCCGGCAGGTCCTTCACGTCACCCCGATGCACGATGTAGTTCAGTCCGGCCGCGCCGGGCGCCAGCGGCACCTCGAAGACCGCGCCGTACGCGTCCTGCCGCACCGGCATCAGGGGCGCGTCCCAGGTGGTCGGCGTGGCCGCGCCGTCCCAGACGTGCAGCCCCCAGCCGTCGTAGTCGCCGGCCGGCCGCCGATAGTGGATGATCGCGGTGCCCTGGTCCGGCACCGGGTCCGGCTCCCCGGTCGCGGCCTGCCGGGTGGGATAGAGCGTGGGGTCGCCCTGGCGGACCCACACCTCGCCGGTCGCGGTCACGTCCACGGTGCGGTCCACGGCCGGGTCCTTGGTCCCGGACGGGTCGACGACCAGGAACCCGACGCTCCGCGCGCCCGGCTTCAGCTTCACCCAGGCGAACCGGCCGTACGAGTCCTCGCCCGCGAACGGCTGCCCGGCCGGCCAGGTGGTGGCCCACGCCGGGTCGATGTCACCCCAGGGGTAGAGGTTCCAGCCGTCGTAGTCGCCGGCCGGGCGCTGGTAGTGGACGACGAGCCAGTCCCGGCTCGCGGCCTGTGGTGGAGTCTCGACGGTGGCGGTCGCGGTGGCGGAGGCGGTGCGCCCCTTGCTGTCTCGCACCACTGCCTTGTAATCGATCGAGGCGCCGGCGGGCAAGCCCTGCGGGTCGTGGCGGACCCGGTACGGCGCGCGCGTCGCGGTCCCGAGCAGTTCCCACCGACCGCCCGGCCGCCGCGCCGCCACGGTGACGGTCGCGGCCGGGTCGCCGCCGAGCACGGTCGCCTCCACGCCGTCGTCGGTGGCGCTCAGCCGCAGTCCCGGCCGGTCCGGCGGCGCCGGCACGCGGGCGGCGGCCCGCAGCGCGATCGCGGACATGGCCGGCACCGTGACGGTGACCCGCCGGTCCGCACCGGAGGTGACGGCCGCGCCGCCGCCGTAGATCGGCGAGAAGCGGGTGGACGGCGAGAACGTGTCGATGGTGACGGTCTGCGCGGTGGCCGCGTTGTTGACCGCGATCAGGTGCTCCACCCGCTCGTCGGCCAGCAGCCGGGACGCCGCGAACACGCCCGGCCCGCCGGCCGCGTGCCGGGTGGTCTGGGTGCCGTCGGCCAGCGCCGGGTAGCGCTCGCGCAGCGCGCCCAGCGCCGCGATGGTGCGGTAGATCGGGTGCCGGGTGTCGTAGTTGTCGGTCGCGTGCGTGCGCGCGGTGCCGATCAGGTCGTCGTCCAGGTAGTCGGCGGTGCGGCTGGCGAACATGTCCTGCCGCGCGTCCTTGTCGCCGCCCGGGCCGGTGAAGCCCTGCTCGTCCCCGGAGTAGATCACCGGCTGGCCGCGGGTGAGGAACATCAGCTCGTGCGCGAGCTGCGCCTTCCTGAGCCGCTCCTGGTCGGAGCCGCCGGAGGCCGCGATGAACGACCCGATCCGGCCCATGTCGTGGTTGCCGAGGAAGGTGGGCAGGCGGCCCGCGTCCGTGTCCCGCGAGGTGTAGAGGTCGTCCGCGGCGTACACGTCGGCCAGCCCGCGCGCGGTGCCGGTGCCGGTCACGAAGCCCTGCGCCGCGGCCTGGAACGGGAAGTCGAGCGTGGCCGGGAGCCCGCCGCGCCGTACGTACCCGGAGGTGATCTCCGGATCGGCGCTGTAGACCTCGCCGAACATGAAGAAGTCGTCGCCGCCGGCCCGCGCGATCCCCTGGCTGAACCGCGGCCAGAAGTCCATGTTGACGTGCTTGACCGTGTCCATCCGGTAGCCGTCGACGCCCAGCTCGCGAATCCAGTCCGCGTAGATGTCGGTCATGCCGTCGACCACCTCGGGCCGCTCGGTCCACAGGTCGTCCAGGCCGAAGAAGTCGCCGTACTCGCTGTTCTCGCCGGTGAACGTCGAATCGCCCCGGTTGTGGTACATCGCCGGATCGTTCAGCCAGCGCGGCACCTTCACGGTCGCGTCCGACGGCTTCCGGAACACCGGCGTGTACGGCCCGGCGTCCTTGGTGACGCGCGGGAACGGCCGCGTGCCGTCCGCGTGGTTGCGGTCCTCGAACGCGTTCCCGGCCGCGTCGACGTACGGCGACGCCGTCTTGGGGACGTAGCCGTACTGGTTCTCCGCGTACGCGATCACGTCCGCCGTGTGGTTGGTGATGATGTCGAGGTAGATCTTGATGCCCCGCCGGTGCGCGGCGTCGACCAGCCTCCTCAGGTCCTCGTTCGACCCGAAGTGCGGGTCCAGCCGGGTGAAGTCGGTGATCCAGTAGCCGTGGTAGCCCGCGCTCACGTCCGCGCCCGAGCCCTGCACCGGCTGGTTCTTGAAGACCGGCGCCAGCCAGATCGCGGTGGTGCCCAGCCCCTGGATGTAGTCCAGCTTCTCGATCACGCCGCGCACGTCGCCGCCGTGGTAGAAACCCTTGTCCGCCGGGTCGTGCCCGGTGCTCAGCCGGTCGCCGGGCAGCCCGCCGCGATCGTTGCGCGGGTCGCCGTTCGCGAATCGGTCCGGCAGCACGAAGTAGAACTGCTCCGCCTCCCGCTCCCGGTCCCGGGCGGCGGCGCCCTGCACGGCCAGCGCACCGTCGGACGGCTCGGCGCTCCAGGCCACGCCGCCGGTCTCGGTCCGCAAGGGTTGCGCGGCCGGTCCGGGCGAGGCCACCACCGCGCCGAGCGGCAGCGCCACCGTCACGGCCACGGCCGCGACCAGCTTCTTGACGATCATCAGACGGTACGGGAGAGCCACGGAATCCATCGACGGCCTTCCTCGGGATCGGTGTGGCCGCACGTTAACCCTTGCTGCAAAGCCATGCAAGAGTTTGCAATTGATTCGCAAGCTTGCGGCCGGCCTTGCGCAAGCCCGGCGGCCGTCGATCCCGGCGCCCTGCGTGATCGGTGTGTCGGGCCGTTTGGTGACCATGCTGGCAGGAAACTCTGGAGATGTGAGCGCCACGACTGATCTGGACACGTTGAGTGACTTCTTCGACCGCTATGGCGCCGCGCTGACCGCCGGTGACCTCACCGGGATCGCCGGGTGCTACGCCCTGCCGGGCATGGTGGTCTCCGGCTCGTACAGCTTCACGTTCGCCTCGCCGACCGCGGTCGCGCTGAGCTTCCTCGGCGCGGCGCCGGAGTACCTGGAACGCGAGCTGGTCGCCGCGCACGCGCAGATCCGCGACGTGCAGCGCCTCGCGGAGGGGCTGGCGATGGTGGCGGTGGACTGGGAGTTCCTGGACAGCCACGGCGCCGCCGTACCGGGGCAGAGTTTTCGCTATCTGCTCCGGGCGACCGCGCACGGCCCGGAGATCTGCACGGTCATCTGCACCGGCTGAGGCCGCCCGCCACGGGTCGCCGGTTCCCTGTATGCTTCTAGCAAGACGGACGTACGGTTTTTGGGCTGGGCTTCGGAGCACCGGAGCGGATGGTTAGCCCGACCTAACCGACACGAACGGGTAACACGTACGAAAGACTGTTTGAGGACTACTCACGGTCAGCCCGTTTTCCGGGAGCCAGCACGCCGAGCGGCGAGTGGCCCCGGGGGCCGAGGGACCGCAGGGACAGCGGGAAGGAGTACGACGTGG
It encodes:
- a CDS encoding Uma2 family endonuclease; this translates as MSVSAFDPHPFPWTEDEYFALGETDNRIELIDGMLLVSPAPRNAHQIISMMLVRAVFPAVMEAGLIPMEATNVRLATDRIVIPDVVVADASFEATVTEAADVVLVCEITSPSNAISDRVTKMQLYAAARIEWYLLVEPDAADPAQITMWLFRRHGDHYVEYATAKPGGTLTSAEPFPMEIPTDSLVLKR
- the pulA gene encoding pullulanase-type alpha-1,6-glucosidase; this encodes MDSVALPYRLMIVKKLVAAVAVTVALPLGAVVASPGPAAQPLRTETGGVAWSAEPSDGALAVQGAAARDREREAEQFYFVLPDRFANGDPRNDRGGLPGDRLSTGHDPADKGFYHGGDVRGVIEKLDYIQGLGTTAIWLAPVFKNQPVQGSGADVSAGYHGYWITDFTRLDPHFGSNEDLRRLVDAAHRRGIKIYLDIITNHTADVIAYAENQYGYVPKTASPYVDAAGNAFEDRNHADGTRPFPRVTKDAGPYTPVFRKPSDATVKVPRWLNDPAMYHNRGDSTFTGENSEYGDFFGLDDLWTERPEVVDGMTDIYADWIRELGVDGYRMDTVKHVNMDFWPRFSQGIARAGGDDFFMFGEVYSADPEITSGYVRRGGLPATLDFPFQAAAQGFVTGTGTARGLADVYAADDLYTSRDTDAGRLPTFLGNHDMGRIGSFIAASGGSDQERLRKAQLAHELMFLTRGQPVIYSGDEQGFTGPGGDKDARQDMFASRTADYLDDDLIGTARTHATDNYDTRHPIYRTIAALGALRERYPALADGTQTTRHAAGGPGVFAASRLLADERVEHLIAVNNAATAQTVTIDTFSPSTRFSPIYGGGAAVTSGADRRVTVTVPAMSAIALRAAARVPAPPDRPGLRLSATDDGVEATVLGGDPAATVTVAARRPGGRWELLGTATRAPYRVRHDPQGLPAGASIDYKAVVRDSKGRTASATATATVETPPQAASRDWLVVHYQRPAGDYDGWNLYPWGDIDPAWATTWPAGQPFAGEDSYGRFAWVKLKPGARSVGFLVVDPSGTKDPAVDRTVDVTATGEVWVRQGDPTLYPTRQAATGEPDPVPDQGTAIIHYRRPAGDYDGWGLHVWDGAATPTTWDAPLMPVRQDAYGAVFEVPLAPGAAGLNYIVHRGDVKDLPEDQRLEFASAGREVWLQAGVAGRLLPAGTSTLSPDVDLGTAEAQWLDRSTVAWARLATPTSGEGRPADGKAYALAWSPSGGIGVANGELTGDHSVVPLTARRNGLTDAQRQRFPHLWAYGALEVPASARVTDILRGQVVVTERDHTGRLLAATAVQLPGVLDDVYPDAVRARLGPVFAPDGTPSVSVWAPTARTVRLQLFDTPSAAPSIVDMRRDDRTGVWSAGLDRSAAGRFYRFEVTAWQPAAREVVTASVTDPYSVALAADSTHSQLVDLDDPALAPPGWDALAAAKPAAVPASRIQIQELSVRDFSIADGTVPEAERGTYLAFASRASAGATHLRELAAAGVTHVHLLPSFDFATTPERRADQARPACDLASLPPDSDRQQACVAEVADTDGYNWGYDPLHYTVPEGGYAVNPDGAARTAEFRSMVSALNRDGLRVVLDVVYNHTAAHGVHPHSVLDQIVPGYYHRLLADGTVANSTCCSNTAPEHAMMGKLVVDSMVTWARQYKVDGFRFDLMGHHPKANIMAVRSALDALTVERDGVDGKGIYLYGEGWNFGEVAGDARFVQATQANMAGTGVGTFNDRLRDAVRGGGPFDANPRVQGFASGLFTDPNGDPVNGSAADQRAALLLRQDQIKVGLSGNLASYRFVASSTGVSQAGAEIPYNGSPTGYTAAPGEAITYVDAHDNEILYDALAFKLPRSTPAVDRARMQTLGLATVVLGQGVGFVTAGSERLRSKSLDRNSFNSGDWFNEISWDCAAGNGFGRGLPPAPDNADKWDYARPLLADPALVPGCDAINLADARYRELLEIRRSSPLFSLGTAAAVQEHLSFPLSGPAETPGVITMLLSGPDPRWRSITVVFNATPTTATQTVPSLTGAAVSLHPVLRTSADETLRTASFDATTGTFTVPPRTVAVFVQS